One Microbacterium sp. W4I20 DNA window includes the following coding sequences:
- a CDS encoding 3-oxoacyl-ACP synthase III family protein — MRSCEIVGWGSVLPPDSVRFEDQVRYRIAEDVSHLDMLASACTRALAHAGIDIDDVDLVLGASAAGIQPIPCTAALVLERLTLAGHAAAFDVNSTCTSFITALDVASRYLDSGDHDTVLVFAGDVGTRFLNPAQPESYELFSDAAVAMVLRRSDDSDRGVIASAQQTWPSYAHDTEIRGGLSRSPAQLYAQSDPGDYLFDMNGRRALLGMMRVLPDFFARFHAKSGLAYDDVALWVPHQASAALGPMLDRLGIPEDRRVDEVARFGNMVSASVPFMLARALESGRVGAGDTVILCGTAAGLTANILALRL; from the coding sequence GCTACCGCATCGCGGAGGACGTGTCGCACCTCGACATGCTCGCGAGCGCCTGCACCCGCGCACTCGCCCACGCGGGCATCGACATCGATGACGTCGATCTCGTGCTGGGAGCATCCGCCGCGGGGATCCAGCCGATCCCGTGCACGGCCGCGCTGGTCCTGGAACGACTGACCCTCGCCGGCCACGCCGCCGCCTTCGACGTGAACTCGACCTGCACCAGCTTCATCACCGCGCTCGATGTGGCCTCTCGGTACCTCGATTCCGGGGATCACGACACCGTCCTCGTGTTCGCCGGCGACGTCGGGACGAGGTTCCTGAACCCCGCCCAGCCCGAGAGTTACGAGCTGTTCAGTGATGCCGCGGTGGCCATGGTCCTCCGACGCTCCGACGACTCCGACCGTGGGGTGATCGCCAGCGCGCAGCAGACCTGGCCGTCGTACGCGCACGACACCGAGATCCGGGGCGGTCTCTCGCGGTCGCCGGCGCAGCTCTACGCGCAGTCGGACCCCGGCGACTACCTGTTCGACATGAACGGACGGCGGGCACTGCTCGGAATGATGCGCGTGCTGCCCGACTTCTTCGCGCGCTTCCACGCGAAGAGCGGTCTCGCCTACGACGACGTCGCTCTCTGGGTGCCGCACCAGGCCTCGGCCGCGCTCGGACCGATGCTCGACCGCCTCGGGATTCCAGAGGACCGTCGCGTGGACGAGGTCGCGCGCTTCGGCAACATGGTGTCGGCATCCGTGCCGTTCATGCTGGCGCGCGCTCTCGAGTCCGGGCGGGTGGGAGCCGGCGACACGGTCATCCTCTGCGGCACGGCGGCGGGTCTCACCGCGAACATCCTCGCTCTTCGTCTGTGA